One genomic region from Prionailurus bengalensis isolate Pbe53 chromosome C1, Fcat_Pben_1.1_paternal_pri, whole genome shotgun sequence encodes:
- the WDSUB1 gene encoding WD repeat, SAM and U-box domain-containing protein 1 isoform X3 produces the protein MWSGLPDQNLGCFFYPYLRSVDKSVIVYDTNTENILHTLTQHTRYVTTCAFAPNILLLATGSMDKTVNIWQFDLETTCQARSTEDEAKQFPEDWSEDDVSVWLCAQGLNDLVGIFKMNNIDGRELLNLTKESLADDLKIESLGLRSKVLRKIEELRTEVKTLSSGIPDEFLCPITRELMKDPVIASDGYSYEKEAMENWISKKKRTSPMTNLVLPSVVLTPNRTLKMAISRWLETHQK, from the exons atcagTGGATAAATCTGTCATAGTGTATGATACT aatACTGAGAATATACTTCACACATTGACTCAGCATACCAG GTATGTCACAACTTGTGCCTTTGCACCCAATATCCTTTTACTTGCTACTGGTTCAATGGACAAAACAGTGAACATCTGGCAATTTGATCTGGAAACAACTTGCCAAG CAAGGAGCACAGAAGACGAGGCGAAGCAATTTCCTGAAGACTGGTCAGAGGATGATGTTTCAGTGTGGCTTTGTGCCCAAGGTTTAAATGACCTTGTtggtattttcaaaatgaataacattGATGGAAGAGAACTGTTGAATCTCACCAAAGAAAGTCTGGCTGATGATTTGAAAATTG AATCTCTAGGGCTGCGGAGTAAAGTGCTGAGGAAAATTGAAGAGCTCAGGACAGAGGTGAAAACcctttcttctggaattcctgatGAATTTCTATGTCCAATAACTAGGGAGCTTATGAAAGATCCTGTCATTGCATCAG atggctATTCATATGAAAAGGAAGCAATGGAAAATTGGATCAGCAAAAAGAAACGTACAAGTCCCATGACAAATCTTGTTCTTCCTTCAGTGGTACTTACACCAAACAGGACTCTGAAAATGGCCATTAGCCGATGGCTGGAgacacatcaaaaataa